The Setaria viridis chromosome 6, Setaria_viridis_v4.0, whole genome shotgun sequence genome contains a region encoding:
- the LOC117860571 gene encoding glucose-6-phosphate/phosphate translocator 2, chloroplastic, which produces MLPSVRLSPAPAAFSGSSLRSKSASIPSISSLKPSKYVVSSLRPLYLAPLDGPRTAELKAQRQPLEFRCAASAADDKESKAEVVPVQSEGAQKLKISIYFATWWALNVIFNIYNKKVLNAFPYPWLTSTLSLACGSAMMIFSWATRLVEAPKTDLDFWKVLFPVAVAHTIGHVAATVSMSKVAVSFTHIIKSAEPAFSVLVSRFILGETFPVPVYLSLLPIIGGCALAAVTELNFNMVGFMGAMISNLAFVFRNIFSKKGMKGKSVSGMNYYACLSIMSLVILTPFAIAMEGPQMWAAGWQKALAEVGPNVIWWIAAQSVFYHLYNQVSYMSLDQISPLTFSIGNTMKRISVIVSSIIIFHTPVRPVNALGAAIAILGTFLYSQAKA; this is translated from the exons ATGTTACCTTCTGTGAGGCTCTCTCCTGCCCCTGCAGCTTTCTCAGGCTCCAGCCTACGCTCAAAATCAGCTTCAATTCCATCCATTTCCAGTCTCAAACCCTCAAAATATGTGGTCTCCTCCCTCAGACCACTCTACCTTGCACCGCTAGATGGTCCGCGCACTGCCGAGCTTAAGGCTCAGAGGCAGCCACTTGAATTCCGGTGCGCAGCTTCTGCTGCTGATGACAAGGAGTCCAAGGCTGAAGTGGTGCCAGTCCAGTCAGAAGGTGCACAGAAGCTAAAGATCTCCATCTATTTTGCGACCTGGTGGGCGCTGAATGTGATATTTAACATTTACAACAAGAAGGTTCTCAATGCTTTCCCATACCCCTGGCTCACCTCCACACTCTCCCTCGCCTGCGGCTCTGCGATGATGATTTTCTCATGGGCCACCCGTCTTGTTGAGGCTCCCAAGACCGACCTAGATTTCTGGAAAGTCCTTTTCCCG GTTGCTGTGGCACATACAATTGGCCATGTTGCTGCGACGGTGAGCATGTCTAAGGTGGCAGTATCATTCACGCACATAATTAAAAGTGCGGAACCTGCATTCAGTGTCTTGGTGTCGAGGTTCATCCTTGGGGAGACATTCCCAGTTCCAGTCTATCTCTCTCTTCTTCCAATCATTGGTGGTTGTGCTCTAGCTGCTGTCACAGAGCTGAACTTTAATATGGTTG GATTTATGGGTGCTATGATATCCAACCTTGCATTTGTTTTCCGCAACATCTTCTCGAAGAAGGGCATGAAGGGGAAGTCTGTCAGTGGCATGAATTACTATGCTTGCCTGTCAATAATGTCCCTTGTCATACTAACTCCATTTGCTATTGCTATGGAAGGCCCCCAAATGTGGGCTGCTGGTTGGCAAAAGGCTCTTGCGGAAGTTGGCCCAAATGTTATCTG GTGGATTGCTGCTCAGAGCGTGTTCTACCACTTGTATAACCAGGTGTCTTACATGTCTCTGGATCAGATTTCTCCATTGACGTTTAGCATTGGCAATACAATGAAGCGCATATCAGTGATTGTTTCGTCAATCATCATCTTCCACACACCTGTCCGCCCTGTCAATGCGCTTGGAGCTGCCATTGCCATCCTTGGCACATTCCTGTACTCTCAG GCAAAGGCATGA
- the LOC117860572 gene encoding fatty acid desaturase 4, chloroplastic-like: MYTLTPRCHLPPLRRSLPPCQAASTTTSPPPPLPSSSLSALSRADPDELRSTWPQRAWTLAGSAAILSSLSTSASLVAAGSGGSAAEPLAAALAAYSLADLATGVYHWFVDNYGDANTPVFGAQIAAFQGHHRYPSTITRREPCNNLHALARAAALALVPADAALSAASAPAAAHAFAGAFAACVVLSQQFHAWAHEKRRRLPPGVEALQAAGVLVSRAQHAAHHRQPYNTNYCIVSGMWNGVLDRYRVFEALEMVVFLRTGVRPRSWDETDASWMEVAGDDVAATAAAGDDGLLQTASSISSD, translated from the coding sequence ATGTACACCCTCACCCCGCGCTGCCAcctcccgccgctccgccgGTCGCTGCCGCCGTGCCAGGCCgcctcgacgacgacgtcgccgccgccgccgctgccgtcatCATCACTGTCCGCCCTGTCGCGCGCCGATCCGGACGAGCTGCGGTCGACGTGGCCGCAGCGGGCGTGGACACTGGCGGGCTCGGCCgccatcctctcctccctctccacgtccgcctccctcgtcgCCGCGGGCTCGGGGGGCTCCGCCGCCGAGCccctcgccgcggcgctggcCGCCTACTCCCTCGCCGACCTCGCCACGGGCGTCTACCACTGGTTCGTCGACAACTACGGCGACGCCAACACCCCCGTGTTCGGCGCCCAGATCGCCGCGTTCCAGGGCCACCACCGCTACCCGTCCACCATCACCCGCCGGGAGCCCTGCAACAACCTGCACGccctcgcgcgcgccgccgcgctcgcgctggtccccgccgacgccgcgctctccgccgcgtccgcgcccgcggcggcgcacgccTTCGCCGGCGCGTTCGCGGCCTGCGTCGTGCTCAGCCAGCAGTTCCACGCGTGGGCGCACGAGaagcgccgccggctgccgcccgGCGTCGAGGCGCTGCAGGCCGCCGGCGTGCTCGTGTCGCGGGCACAGCACGCCGCGCACCACCGCCAGCCGTACAACACCAACTACTGCATCGTCAGCGGCATGTGGAACGGGGTGCTGGACAGGTACAGGGTGTTCGAGGCGCTCGAGATGGTCGTCTTCCTCCGCACCGGCGTCCGGCCGCGGTCGTGGGACGAAACCGACGCCTCGTGGATGGAGGTTGCCGGAGACGATGTGgccgccacagccgccgccggtgacgatGGCTTGTTGCAGACGGCGTCGAGCATCAGCTCTGACTGA
- the LOC117861214 gene encoding polyadenylation and cleavage factor homolog 4, whose product MAGAPAAGQVVERFRARLREEAGGAGGEPGAAAVVRVYAEALRELTFNCKPVITELTIIAGQHAALAARGIADAVCARVAEVPPDQILPSLYLLDSIVKNIGREYVDRFAARLQKVFVDAYCRVHPSQYASMRRLFRTWWPVFPSSVLRGIEDDLQFSPSQEKRPAIATNPHQSESLSPRPSHGIHVNPKYLEAQQKLKQANVMHQPAVRGTRQMADVEEDLINGLTSNGLRGRPSMFQKSTVQYADDPDQQDTLRSLAGTIRATSPHLLSAHPSDAILDGPLDTSRRNLSRSPPLDVFPRNASPKRVLERLPPSRSILGPDPRRLPDRNGRSRWTFDDGARRPTISMLDEEYRKQSARELIDAYGNSQGRDADERVSKMQRLDSNGMASARNWLTSEEEEYSWEDMSPTLTDRIRSSVPSFPPGTMRAGFPGAKAGLLESDIGRHNFPSQAPRSSVDGPPLNLEDRITAASHANMPTSRRHPSNFGVQNGALLEYQSSEHTLNHGRTATMQAPPWQQPTGLPLRVQAPEHPSVLDRIPLPADGEMPVKRLEIGGIYNALSADIPLVEKHRPLTAAAPIEWPPLHHTQSQTLVPIPPDTKHVRNAADSLEIRPFVSQGASSSVFVPRHQYDALDRKTLSTGSLAQPPYQHQDLLPSSQQNQGAVLGNQAQPHHPQQFHPHSHPHHQEAFRGFGPGMSISPFPGQGGSAALPPVSLLPSSFSGPPAVPPYGMPSASSFPRPPLPPGPPPGSLQIGSSSSQVGGPQPFVSGLLSNLMRQGVITLGPHSQPQDSIGVDFNIDLKVRNDSVINALYQDLSRQCKTCGLRFKCQEEHRAHMDWHVTKNRNSKNRKQSSRKYFVTAEEWLRAAETVGNDGVPAFVPSDPVPDSKEEKEMAVPADEEQTACALCHEPFEDFYSDETEEWMYKGAVYMNAPDGNIDGLERSQLGPIVHAKCRSGPSSTS is encoded by the exons ATGGCGGGCGCCCCCGCGGCGGGCCAGGTCGTGGAGCGGTTCCGCGCGCGGCTGCgcgaggaggcgggcggcgccgggggcgagccgggcgccgccgcggtggtgcGCGTGTACGCGGAGGCGCTCCGGGAGCTCACCTTCAACTGCAAGCCGGTCATCACCGAGCTCACCATCATCGCGGGGCAgcacgccgcgctcgccgccaggGGCATCGCCGACGCCGTCTGCGCCCGCGTCGCCGAG GTGCCACCTGACCAGATATTACCATCTTTGTATCTGCTAGATAGTATTGTGAAGAACATAGGGCGCGAATATGTAGACCGTTTTGCCGCAAGGTTGCAGAAGGTATTTGTTGATGCATACTGTAGAGTTCATCCCAGCCAGTATGCTTCAATGCGGCGCCTCTTTCGTACCTGGTGGCCAGTGTTTCCTTCTTCTGTGCTTCGTGGCATCGAGGACGACCTTCAATTTTCTCCCTCACAGGAAAAGCGTCCTGCCATAGCGACAAATCCACATCAATCAGAGTCTCTATCTCCTAGGCCCTCTCATGGCATACATGTAAATCCCAAGTATCTGGAAGCACAACAAAAATTGAAGCAGGCCAATGTG ATGCATCAGCCTGCCGTTCGTGGCACTAGGCAAATGGCTGATGTGGAGGAGGATCTGATAAATGGATTAACATCGAACGGCTTGCGAGGACGTCCTTCAATGTTTCAG AAATCTACTGTGCAGTATGCTGATGATCCTGATCAACAAGATACACTCCGATCTCTTGCTGGAACAATAAGGGCAACATCACCACATCTGTTGAGTGCACATCCATCTGATGCCATTCTAGATGGGCCATTAGACACTTCAAGGAGAAACCTGTCCAGGTCGCCACCTCTTGATGTGTTCCCTAGGAATGCGTCCCCCAAGAGAGTGCTAGAGAGGCTACCACCATCTCGTTCTATATTGGGACCTGATCCCAGAAGATTGCCTGATCGGAATGGCAGGTCGAGATGGACCTTCGACGATGGTGCACGGCGGCCTACAATCAGCATGCTTGATGAAGAGTACAGGAAGCAAAGTGCAAGAGAACTTATTGACGCTTATGGGAATTCTCAAGGCCGAGATGCTGATGAAAGAGTTTCTAAAATGCAGCGCCTGGATTCAAATGGGATGGCTAGTGCACGAAATTGGCTCACttcagaggaagaagagtattctTGGGAGGACATGAGTCCAACTTTGACTGATCGAATCAGAAGCAGCGTGCCATCATTTCCTCCTGGAACCATGAGAGCTGGATTTCCTGGGGCAAAAGCAGGGTTACTGGAATCTGATATTGGGAGGCACAATTTTCCAAGCCAAGCTCCTCGATCATCGGTTGATGGCCCACCATTAAATCTTGAAGATAGGATTACTGCTGCAAGT CATGCTAACATGCCTACTAGTAGGAGACATCCTAGCAATTTTGGTGTTCAGAATGGAGCTCTTTTGGAGTACCAGAGTTCTGAGCATACCCTCAATCATGGGAGAACTGCTACCATGCAAGCTCCACCTTGGCAGCAGCCTACTGGTCTGCCATTACGAGTACAAGCACCTGAACATCCATCAGTACTTGATAGAATACCACTGCCTGCTGACGGTGAAATGCCAGTCAAGAGACTAGAGATCGGTGGTATATACAATGCTTTGAGTGCAGATATACCTTTGGTGGAGAAGCACAGGCCGTTAACTGCTGCTGCCCCAATAGAATGGCCTCCTCTTCATCATACTCAGTCGCAAACTTTAGTACCAATTCCACCTGATACAAAACATGTTAGAAATGCAGCAGATAGTCTAGAAATTAGGCCATTTGTTAGTCAAGGAGCCAGTTCATCTGTATTTGTTCCACGGCATCAATATGATGCCTTGGATCGGAAAACACTAAGTACCGGTAGCTTAGCTCAACCACCATATCAGCACCAAGATTTGTTGCCATCAAGTCAACAGAATCAAGGTGCAGTTTTGGGAAACCAAGCACAGCCTCATCATCCTCAACAGTTTCATCCCCATTCCCATCCCCACCATCAGGAGGCTTTTAGAGGCTTTGGCCCGGGCATGTCTATATCCCCGTTCCCAGGACAAGGGGGTAGTGCAGCATTGCCACCAGTTTCACTTCTGCCCAGCTCTTTTTCTGGTCCACCTGCTGTGCCACCATATGGCATGCCGTCTGCGTCCAGTTTTCCTAGGCCACCACTACCTCCCGGACCGCCACCTGGTTCGCTGCAGATtggttcatcatcatcacaaGTTGGTGGCCCTCAACCATTTGTGTCTGGACTATTGAGTAACCTTATGCGGCAAGGTGTAATTACATTGGGACCACATAGCCAACCTCAG GACTCAATTGGAGTTGACTTCAATATAGACCTCAAGGTACGGAATGATTCTGTCATCAATGCTTTGTATCAGGATCTTTCAAGACAGTGCAAAACTTGTGGCCTTCGGTTCAAATGCCAAGAGGAGCATCGTGCTCACATGGACTGGCATGTTACAAAAAACAGAAATTCAAAGAACCGTAAGCAATCTTCACGTAAATATTTTGTCACTGCGGAGGAATGGTTAAGAGCAGCAGAAACAGTTGGAAACGATGGGGTTCCCGCTTTTGTGCCCTCAGACCCAGTCCCAGacagcaaggaagagaaagaaaTGGCTGTTCCTGCGGATGAGGAGCAGACAGCTTGTGCATTATGTCATGAACCATTTGAAGATTTCTACAGTGATGAGACTGAAGAGTGGATGTACAAAGGTGCAGTTTACATGAATGCACCAGATGGTAATATTGATGGTTTGGAAAGGTCACAGTTGGGACCTATTGTCCATGCTAAATGTCGATCTGGGCCCAGCAGTACTTCTTAG